From the Drosophila gunungcola strain Sukarami unplaced genomic scaffold, Dgunungcola_SK_2 000078F, whole genome shotgun sequence genome, the window CTGGAGGACCTCTTCGTCGAGTCCTTCGAGATCAAGGACGTGAAGACGCTGCGCGGAGACCACCAGTCGCGCGCCATCGGCCGCCTGGCCGGCAAGGGCGGACGCACCAAGTTCACCATCGAGAACGTGACCAAGACCCGCATCGTGCTGGCCGACAGCAAGATCCACATCCTGGGCAGCTATCAGAACATCCAGTTGGCGCGTCGGGCCGTCTGCAACCTAATCCTGGGCTCGCCGCCCAGCAAGGTGTACGGCAACCTGCGGGCGGTCGCCTCGCGCCTCTCAGAGCGCATGTGATTCAGGACAGGAGTagttccgttttttttttagcattagcaataaataataaatataacatgtatttatacatttacaatatacacacacatacaacaCGGGAATGAGAAGTGGACGTGGACTAGTAGTGGCCAACTAGGTCTTGGACAggatgagcagcagcagcatgaaGAAGGTGGCCGCCGCCAGGACCAGGATGACGCACATCTTGCGGTTCTTGCGCTGGTACATCTCCGCCTTGTGCAACTGACGCAGTCCCTCTGAGACGCGCGTCTGCGTCTGCTCCACGTTGTAGTCGATGCGATCGAGCACGGTGCCCTGCTCCTGCACCATGTGGCCGAGGTCCTTGAATATGTCGTTCAGGTCGTAAATTGACTTCACTATCTTGGTCACCTCCTGCTCGCGATGTTGCGCCACCCGCGAGTTCTCCTCCTCGaagagcagcagctgctgctgggtCATCCGGCTGGCCGGCGGTCGCTGGAAGTGGTCGTCGATGGcccgctcgtcgtcgtcctcgaACAGgtagctgctgctggtgctgatgTTTTTACCccccgctgctgctgctgctgttggggGCTGCAGGAAGTTGTCGAAGGAGTCGACAAAGTTCTCGGCGCTCTGGCTCTCGCCCAGCTCCACGTTGGTGAAGACATCCACGTTGGCGCCAGCGTTACCGCCGTCATCGAAGTACTTCTGCGAGCGCTCCTCGCGAGAGTTCAGCTGCAGCAGGTAGGCGTTCTGGCTGGCCCGGAACTTGACCGTCAGCTCCTGCAGCTGTAGCAGGGCGCAGTGCACCGCGTTGGCGGTCAGACACTGCTCCACCTTGCTGCCCACGCCGATGCTGGAGCGCACGCACTGGATGTGCCGGTGCGTGGAGGTGATCAGCTTGGACACGATTTGGCTGAGCACCTCGATGTCGCACTCGTCGTCCCGCTGGTCATCGAAGGCCGGCCTCAGCAGATGGCGGGCGTGCAGGGATCCCAGCTCGTCCAGCTTCGGCTTGATTCTGCGCAAGATATAAACCCTCAGCAAACATGAAGAAAGAGGCGATTGTGTTACCCACTTGGACATGGTGTACTGCGCCTCCTCGAACTTGTCCAGCCAGGCGGGCGGTGTCCCATAGTCGTCCTGCAGCTCCAGCCCCTCCTCCGCCTCCCGCACCGAGTGCTTCAACAGGCGTTCCGCA encodes:
- the LOC128264765 gene encoding syntaxin-16; translated protein: MTSRNLTEVFVIMRNNASKNRSHYDDRRGSDAERLLKHSVREAEEGLELQDDYGTPPAWLDKFEEAQYTMSKIKPKLDELGSLHARHLLRPAFDDQRDDECDIEVLSQIVSKLITSTHRHIQCVRSSIGVGSKVEQCLTANAVHCALLQLQELTVKFRASQNAYLLQLNSREERSQKYFDDGGNAGANVDVFTNVELGESQSAENFVDSFDNFLQPPTAAAAAGGKNISTSSSYLFEDDDERAIDDHFQRPPASRMTQQQLLLFEEENSRVAQHREQEVTKIVKSIYDLNDIFKDLGHMVQEQGTVLDRIDYNVEQTQTRVSEGLRQLHKAEMYQRKNRKMCVILVLAAATFFMLLLLILSKT